The following proteins come from a genomic window of Polyangiaceae bacterium:
- a CDS encoding cupin domain-containing protein, with translation MDIKRSGALPSQKGPAEHFTGAVRIDPLFQAEAPGRASGAYVTFEPCSRSDWHTHPLGQTLIVTFGVGLHQRWGGPIEEIRPGDVVSVSPNEKHWHGAAPKTAMTHIAIQEALDGKAVDWLEKVSDEQYQGNS, from the coding sequence ATGGACATCAAACGAAGTGGCGCACTGCCATCCCAGAAGGGGCCTGCGGAGCACTTTACCGGAGCGGTGCGGATCGATCCGCTGTTCCAGGCCGAGGCGCCCGGCCGAGCGAGCGGCGCCTACGTGACGTTCGAGCCCTGCTCGCGATCGGACTGGCACACGCACCCGCTCGGGCAGACGCTGATCGTCACGTTCGGAGTGGGACTGCACCAACGCTGGGGCGGACCCATCGAGGAGATCCGCCCCGGCGACGTCGTCTCGGTCTCACCCAACGAGAAGCACTGGCACGGAGCGGCGCCGAAGACAGCGATGACGCACATCGCGATCCAAGAAGCGCTCGATGGCAAGGCGGTCGACTGGCTCGAGAAGGTCAGCGACGAACAGTACCAGGGCAATTCATGA
- a CDS encoding nucleotidyl transferase AbiEii/AbiGii toxin family protein: MTREYHTAAAFKQALEQRLRSTSVSGIDFSRRRQLVVFDRFLARVVVELGDAVTLKGGLAVELRIERARTTKDVDLRVMGSSERILDRLHAAARRDLGDFMVFSVRRDRHPEIQNEGMRYDGLRFRAECSLAGKVYGRAFGVDVAFGDPIFGEPEVIVAKDVLAFAGIAPPTLRVYPVETHIAEKLHAYTMPRARPNSRVKDLPDLALLAVAGPIEASRLHAALLQTFSFRGTHEVPEHLPLPPATWEAPYAALAKENRLEWTTLAEAFEAASAFLDPVLGGLSNAGWDPKGWSWSRHEA, translated from the coding sequence GTGACCCGCGAGTATCACACTGCCGCCGCCTTCAAGCAGGCTCTCGAGCAGCGGCTCCGCAGCACGTCGGTCTCGGGGATCGACTTCTCTCGACGCCGCCAGCTCGTGGTGTTCGATCGATTCCTCGCACGCGTTGTCGTCGAGCTTGGCGACGCGGTTACGCTCAAGGGCGGCCTGGCCGTCGAGCTCCGCATCGAACGGGCTCGTACGACGAAGGACGTCGACCTGCGCGTGATGGGTTCCTCCGAGCGCATTCTCGACCGCCTTCATGCAGCCGCTCGGCGCGACTTGGGTGATTTTATGGTGTTTTCCGTGCGCCGCGACCGCCACCCCGAGATCCAGAACGAGGGGATGCGTTACGACGGGCTGCGCTTCCGTGCCGAATGCAGCCTCGCCGGCAAGGTCTATGGCCGCGCCTTCGGAGTGGACGTTGCGTTCGGTGATCCGATCTTCGGCGAGCCCGAGGTCATCGTTGCGAAAGACGTGCTCGCGTTCGCTGGCATCGCGCCGCCGACGCTGCGCGTGTACCCGGTGGAGACCCACATTGCGGAAAAGCTGCACGCGTACACGATGCCGCGAGCACGCCCGAACTCGCGAGTGAAGGATCTGCCGGACCTCGCGCTGCTCGCCGTTGCTGGCCCCATCGAAGCGAGCCGGTTGCACGCCGCGCTGCTGCAGACCTTCTCATTCCGCGGTACGCACGAGGTGCCCGAGCATCTGCCACTTCCGCCGGCGACCTGGGAGGCGCCCTATGCAGCGCTTGCGAAAGAGAACCGGCTAGAGTGGACTACGCTCGCAGAGGCGTTCGAGGCAGCGAGCGCGTTCCTCGATCCCGTCCTTGGCGGTCTGTCCAACGCTGGCTGGGACCCGAAGGGCTGGTCATGGAGCAGACACGAGGCGTGA
- a CDS encoding MmcQ/YjbR family DNA-binding protein, translating into MTKTRASTDRILKELRAFGLGYPGAHLKSPWPDHMDLAVRDKTFTYLSTEGAPLALSCKLPHSGVDALALPFTKPTAYGLGKSGWVSADFSNVKDIPVALLKEWIDESYRAQAPKKLVAELESRSTPAKTTKKKPPRRRTAK; encoded by the coding sequence ATGACGAAGACGAGAGCGTCCACCGATCGGATCTTGAAGGAGCTCCGCGCGTTCGGTCTCGGGTATCCGGGCGCGCACCTGAAGAGCCCGTGGCCTGATCACATGGATCTTGCCGTGCGCGACAAGACCTTCACCTACCTCAGCACCGAGGGCGCGCCCCTCGCGCTCTCCTGCAAGCTCCCCCACTCCGGCGTCGATGCGCTTGCGCTTCCGTTCACCAAGCCAACCGCCTACGGCTTGGGCAAGAGCGGTTGGGTCTCCGCGGACTTCTCGAACGTGAAGGACATCCCGGTCGCACTCTTGAAGGAATGGATCGACGAGAGCTACCGCGCTCAAGCACCGAAGAAGCTCGTCGCCGAGCTCGAGAGCAGATCCACTCCAGCGAAGACAACCAAGAAGAAGCCCCCGCGTCGCAGAACCGCGAAGTAG
- a CDS encoding TerC family protein: protein MPLETIGSPGLWLAFIVFVLAMLALDLGVFHKNAHEVSVKEAGIWSSVWIAFAVVFNLGVYFWFGPERALEFTTAYLVEKALAVDNIFVFVVIFTAFSVPAVYQHRVLFWGVLGALVLRAAFILAGGAFLQRFHWAIYVFGALLAITGIKLLLQRDQELHPEDNPIVRWTRKLLPVTPGFHGDRFSVVQNGRRYATPLLLALVAVEVTDVVFAVDSIPAIFAITTDPFIVFTSNIFAILGLRSLYFLLAGVITKFVYLKVGLSFVLVFVGAKMLLMDVYKLPILASLGVIAAIIAGSVLASLLKPSPTDKSPSDAEPAS, encoded by the coding sequence GTGCCACTCGAAACCATCGGTTCCCCCGGGCTGTGGCTGGCGTTCATCGTCTTCGTGCTGGCCATGCTGGCGCTGGACCTCGGTGTCTTTCACAAGAACGCCCACGAGGTGAGCGTCAAGGAGGCGGGCATCTGGAGCAGCGTCTGGATCGCCTTCGCGGTCGTCTTCAACCTGGGCGTCTACTTCTGGTTCGGGCCCGAGCGCGCCCTGGAGTTCACCACCGCCTACTTGGTGGAGAAGGCCCTCGCCGTCGACAACATCTTCGTTTTCGTCGTGATTTTCACGGCGTTTTCCGTACCCGCCGTCTACCAGCACCGGGTGTTGTTCTGGGGCGTGCTCGGCGCACTGGTGCTACGCGCCGCGTTCATCCTGGCGGGCGGCGCGTTCCTGCAGCGCTTTCACTGGGCCATCTACGTCTTCGGAGCGCTCTTGGCGATCACGGGCATCAAGCTCCTGCTGCAGCGAGACCAGGAGCTGCACCCAGAAGATAACCCCATCGTGCGCTGGACGCGCAAGCTCTTGCCAGTCACGCCGGGCTTCCACGGCGATCGCTTCTCGGTGGTTCAAAACGGCCGCCGCTACGCGACGCCGCTCCTACTCGCCCTGGTCGCCGTCGAGGTGACGGACGTGGTCTTCGCCGTGGATTCCATCCCCGCGATTTTCGCCATCACCACCGATCCGTTCATCGTGTTCACGTCGAACATCTTTGCCATCTTGGGGCTGCGGTCGCTGTACTTCTTGTTGGCGGGCGTCATCACCAAGTTCGTGTACCTGAAGGTCGGCCTGTCCTTCGTGCTGGTCTTCGTCGGCGCCAAGATGTTGCTCATGGACGTGTACAAGCTACCGATCCTCGCTTCGCTAGGCGTCATCGCCGCCATCATCGCGGGCTCGGTGCTGGCGTCCCTGCTCAAGCCCAGCCCGACGGACAAGAGTCCGTCGGACGCCGAGCCCGCCAGCTGA
- a CDS encoding winged helix-turn-helix transcriptional regulator, with product MESAFSVIAEPNRRAILSLLASSEQSVGELEEQLGMPQPSVSKHLRVLREAGFVEARVDAQRRVYRLRPEPLMEVDEWLEPFRRFWSSHVDALERHLDRMAEKKGKKR from the coding sequence ATGGAATCTGCGTTCTCGGTGATTGCGGAGCCCAATCGGCGGGCAATTTTGAGCCTCTTGGCCTCGTCGGAGCAGTCCGTTGGGGAGCTGGAAGAGCAGCTGGGGATGCCGCAGCCGTCCGTGTCCAAGCATCTCCGGGTGCTCCGGGAGGCGGGCTTCGTGGAGGCGCGGGTAGATGCGCAACGCCGCGTGTACCGCTTGCGCCCCGAGCCACTCATGGAGGTCGACGAGTGGCTGGAACCGTTTCGGCGCTTCTGGTCGTCCCATGTGGACGCGCTGGAACGTCATCTCGATCGCATGGCGGAGAAGAAAGGCAAGAAGCGATGA
- a CDS encoding type IV toxin-antitoxin system AbiEi family antitoxin domain-containing protein — protein MTNRSPDWHALYEIAAAQDGYFTTEQAAAAGYSPQLLAHHLAARRVVRVRRGVYRLVHFPAGDHEDLTVVWLWSELTGVFSHQTALALHELSDVLPAQVHITLPEAWRKRRLRVPDGLVLHYRDVAKHEQCWFGPVPATTPLRTLEDCAADHLPPELLRAAAREALERGLVARDELAAVDEELRHFGGLDS, from the coding sequence GTGACGAATCGATCGCCCGACTGGCACGCGCTCTACGAGATCGCCGCTGCCCAGGATGGGTACTTCACGACCGAGCAGGCGGCTGCCGCCGGCTACTCGCCGCAGCTGCTCGCGCACCATCTGGCTGCGAGGCGCGTCGTTCGGGTGCGACGCGGCGTGTACCGCCTCGTGCACTTTCCTGCGGGCGACCATGAAGACCTCACCGTGGTCTGGCTCTGGTCGGAGCTGACGGGCGTGTTCTCTCACCAGACCGCGCTCGCTCTGCACGAGCTCTCGGATGTGCTACCCGCGCAGGTTCACATCACGCTGCCCGAGGCGTGGAGGAAGCGCAGGCTGCGAGTGCCGGACGGGCTGGTGCTTCACTACCGCGATGTCGCCAAGCACGAGCAGTGTTGGTTCGGGCCCGTTCCGGCGACGACTCCGCTGCGTACGCTCGAGGACTGCGCTGCCGATCACCTTCCACCGGAGCTGCTGCGCGCTGCCGCCCGAGAAGCTCTAGAGCGCGGTCTGGTCGCCCGCGACGAGCTCGCCGCCGTAGACGAGGAACTGAGGCATTTCGGAGGTCTCGATTCGTGA
- a CDS encoding CbrC family protein translates to MSSPSHMTFAELGIPFPLFAAPVAEASKYDGLGTCELCNTAESHCFRIGIGDAVTHPCASCGDVVGHHVADRAAVPCPSCSAVAPWPAGLGGRIRVCYACVRAGRGLMGKDTEFGLLSWEQRVAGVTLGVPGLGEHRQDYPGVELVQTGDPEMQLGEMMDAWFGAKLPAAAMDELLRTPTYSTWQGETWLFEGPTPMIYLGCWQASNFDAHAEDGNGERLFLEAVQDADEGTWDDLADGSISVYVFRSPTSGRLRGTWDRD, encoded by the coding sequence ATGAGCTCTCCTTCGCACATGACGTTCGCCGAGCTGGGTATCCCGTTTCCTTTGTTCGCAGCGCCCGTAGCCGAGGCCTCGAAGTACGACGGTCTCGGGACGTGTGAGCTGTGCAACACGGCGGAGAGCCACTGTTTCCGCATCGGCATCGGCGACGCCGTCACGCATCCGTGTGCGTCGTGCGGGGATGTCGTCGGACATCATGTCGCCGACCGGGCTGCCGTTCCGTGCCCGTCGTGCAGCGCGGTGGCGCCGTGGCCCGCCGGTCTCGGCGGCCGGATCCGCGTTTGCTACGCGTGCGTTCGGGCCGGGCGCGGGCTGATGGGCAAGGACACGGAATTCGGGTTGCTGTCGTGGGAACAGCGCGTGGCGGGCGTCACGCTCGGCGTTCCCGGCCTCGGTGAGCACCGGCAAGACTACCCGGGGGTCGAGCTCGTCCAGACGGGCGACCCCGAAATGCAGCTCGGCGAGATGATGGACGCCTGGTTCGGCGCCAAGCTGCCGGCTGCCGCGATGGATGAGCTGCTTCGCACTCCGACGTACTCGACCTGGCAGGGTGAGACGTGGCTGTTCGAAGGCCCGACCCCGATGATCTACCTGGGGTGCTGGCAAGCGTCGAATTTTGACGCCCATGCGGAAGACGGCAACGGGGAGCGCCTGTTTCTCGAAGCCGTGCAAGACGCGGACGAGGGGACCTGGGACGACCTCGCGGACGGCAGCATCTCCGTCTACGTGTTCCGCTCCCCGACGAGCGGACGCCTGCGCGGCACGTGGGACCGGGATTGA
- a CDS encoding SRPBCC family protein — MSNRASYVPGAAFGASIDKDDDVWTLVLVRDLRHPPAMVWEALTDPEQLREWAPFDADRSLATPGPTKLSTVGSPQPQVSESKVIRAEEPKLLEYTWGGNLLRWELEARASGTRLRLWHNIDRGFISMGAAGWHICFDVLDRLLAGEPIGRIVGREAMKFDWPRLNAQYAEQLGVESPKWQPKQENEE; from the coding sequence ATGAGCAACCGCGCAAGCTACGTTCCCGGCGCCGCCTTTGGCGCCAGCATCGACAAGGACGACGACGTCTGGACATTGGTGCTGGTCCGAGATCTGCGCCACCCGCCTGCCATGGTGTGGGAAGCCTTGACGGATCCCGAGCAACTCCGGGAGTGGGCACCCTTCGACGCGGATCGGAGCCTCGCCACACCGGGTCCCACCAAGCTCTCCACGGTCGGCTCTCCCCAGCCGCAGGTCTCCGAGTCCAAGGTGATTCGCGCAGAAGAGCCGAAGCTCCTCGAATACACCTGGGGCGGGAACCTGCTCCGCTGGGAGCTCGAAGCGCGGGCGAGCGGCACGCGGCTCCGGCTCTGGCACAACATCGACCGCGGCTTCATCTCGATGGGCGCGGCAGGCTGGCACATCTGCTTCGACGTGCTGGATCGGCTCCTCGCCGGTGAGCCCATCGGTCGCATCGTGGGCCGCGAGGCGATGAAGTTCGACTGGCCCCGACTGAACGCCCAGTACGCGGAGCAGCTCGGAGTCGAATCCCCCAAATGGCAACCCAAGCAGGAGAACGAAGAATGA
- a CDS encoding HPF/RaiA family ribosome-associated protein, whose amino-acid sequence MKVDIRFRAIQTSAALREHIKKRAHLEMSRFGDAVRSVVVRIKDVNGPKGGIDKRCHVVVQGPTLGTVTVEEPGADPYAAANVSLGRAGHAVRRTLDRARTVQRS is encoded by the coding sequence ATGAAGGTCGACATCCGCTTCCGAGCAATCCAGACATCGGCTGCCCTCCGCGAGCACATCAAGAAGCGCGCTCATCTCGAGATGAGCCGCTTTGGAGACGCCGTTCGCTCTGTCGTGGTTCGCATCAAGGACGTGAACGGACCCAAGGGTGGCATCGACAAGCGCTGCCATGTGGTCGTGCAAGGTCCAACGCTGGGGACGGTCACGGTGGAAGAACCCGGCGCCGATCCGTACGCCGCCGCCAACGTGTCCCTGGGCCGCGCGGGCCACGCCGTGCGGCGCACCCTCGATCGAGCCCGCACCGTGCAGCGGAGCTGA
- a CDS encoding glutathione S-transferase: MSLTLHVISLRYSTWSMRALLPLWHAGAEPEIHTAVLDLTNGNVNAEPDAHVREAAAELTRRRALGSVTGLFPVLEVDGTRIHEALAICEWTAERFPDAGLWPDASLERAQARALSCEMASGFANLRTHMSSNPFARVPSFVPDGPTRVEIARVQEIWHQALRASGGPFLFGRFGIVDAMYFPVLLRFETYGVELPAGLRPYAAALNGLPAVKRWRALAAGEPRVPVYDAYVEGLGGSVLD, translated from the coding sequence ATGTCGCTGACCCTGCACGTCATCTCGCTCCGCTACTCCACGTGGTCCATGCGTGCGCTCTTGCCGCTGTGGCACGCGGGCGCAGAGCCCGAGATCCACACGGCCGTGCTCGACCTGACCAACGGCAACGTGAACGCCGAACCCGACGCGCACGTGCGCGAGGCTGCGGCTGAGCTCACACGGCGGCGTGCACTGGGCAGCGTTACTGGTTTGTTTCCGGTGCTCGAGGTCGACGGCACGCGCATCCACGAAGCACTGGCGATCTGCGAGTGGACCGCAGAGCGGTTTCCCGACGCCGGGCTTTGGCCCGACGCGTCCCTGGAGCGAGCACAGGCGCGCGCTCTTTCGTGTGAGATGGCGAGCGGCTTCGCCAATCTGCGCACGCACATGAGCTCCAATCCGTTTGCGCGGGTACCGAGCTTCGTGCCCGATGGGCCAACCCGCGTGGAGATCGCGCGGGTTCAGGAGATTTGGCACCAAGCGCTCCGAGCTTCCGGTGGTCCCTTCTTGTTCGGGCGTTTTGGCATCGTGGACGCCATGTACTTCCCCGTCCTCTTGCGTTTCGAGACCTATGGCGTGGAGCTCCCGGCGGGCCTTCGGCCCTACGCAGCGGCGCTCAACGGACTGCCCGCGGTGAAGCGTTGGCGAGCACTGGCAGCAGGCGAGCCGCGCGTCCCCGTGTACGATGCCTACGTGGAAGGACTCGGAGGCAGCGTGCTCGACTGA
- a CDS encoding class I SAM-dependent methyltransferase, with protein MTRDRDRDYWQRHASKYDATLGPLGKPLPRMLELVGQAARGRARVLEVAAGTGLVTPVLARSSAAVVATDYAPRMVERLRDKITDLGLGNVECRQADIYDLPFEPASFDAVVAANVLHIVPNLDAALSSLTRVLKPDGIFIAPTFCHDETRLSWLVSRLLALTGFPGHRRFTVASLRAALERAGVAVNRCEALPGLLPIGYVDGPAAG; from the coding sequence ATGACCCGCGATCGCGACCGCGACTACTGGCAGCGGCACGCTTCGAAGTACGACGCAACCCTCGGCCCCCTCGGAAAGCCCCTGCCGCGCATGCTCGAGCTCGTGGGCCAGGCTGCTCGAGGCCGGGCGCGAGTGCTGGAGGTTGCCGCCGGCACGGGCTTGGTCACGCCGGTCCTCGCCCGCTCCTCTGCAGCCGTCGTCGCTACCGACTACGCGCCCCGAATGGTGGAGCGCCTGCGGGACAAGATCACCGACTTGGGTCTCGGGAACGTCGAGTGCCGCCAGGCCGACATCTACGACCTTCCCTTCGAGCCGGCGTCCTTCGACGCCGTCGTGGCTGCCAACGTGCTGCACATCGTCCCGAACCTGGACGCCGCCCTGAGCTCCCTCACCCGCGTGCTGAAACCAGACGGCATCTTCATCGCGCCGACCTTCTGCCACGACGAAACTCGGCTCTCGTGGCTCGTCTCGCGCCTGCTCGCCCTCACCGGCTTTCCGGGGCATCGACGCTTCACCGTCGCGTCGCTCCGCGCGGCGCTGGAGCGCGCAGGCGTAGCGGTGAACCGGTGCGAAGCGCTCCCCGGCCTACTGCCGATCGGCTACGTGGACGGTCCCGCGGCCGGGTGA
- a CDS encoding carboxymuconolactone decarboxylase family protein: protein MNDKNPSPLRQSLGALAPKLVDVTEDVLFGDIWERAQLSKRDRSLLTCAALVATGKTEQMDFHFPRAIENGVTREELVEMITHLAFYVGWPNAMSAINRAKELLGEDGV, encoded by the coding sequence ATGAACGACAAGAACCCGAGTCCCCTCCGTCAATCCCTCGGCGCGCTCGCGCCGAAGCTGGTGGACGTGACGGAGGACGTGCTCTTCGGCGACATCTGGGAGCGAGCACAGCTCAGCAAGCGGGACCGGAGCCTTTTGACCTGCGCCGCGCTCGTTGCGACAGGCAAGACCGAGCAGATGGACTTTCACTTCCCGAGAGCCATCGAGAACGGCGTCACCCGAGAAGAGCTGGTCGAGATGATCACGCACCTGGCGTTCTACGTGGGGTGGCCCAACGCGATGTCGGCCATCAACCGAGCAAAGGAACTGCTCGGGGAAGACGGCGTGTAG
- the nhaR gene encoding transcriptional activator NhaR: MEWVNYQHLLYFWVVAREGGLVAAGKVLHLSHPTLSAQVHALEDHLGEKLFTKVGRRLVLTDVGRVVARYADEIFTLGREMVDTVKGRSTGQPVRLSVGIVDVVPKLVVKRLLEPALALEEPVKIFCHEGSYDKLLADLALHSIDLLIADAPLPSGSSVRAFNHVLGESGVTFFGTRSLVKALQAGFPQSLEGAPMLLPLENTTLRRALNQWFDRLGIRPRVVAEFEDSALLKEFGADGVGIFAGSSVVAKELERQYRVSALGSAPEIRERFYAVSVERRLKNPAVVAISDAAREDLFALE; this comes from the coding sequence CTGGAGTGGGTGAACTACCAGCACCTCTTGTACTTCTGGGTGGTGGCCCGGGAAGGCGGCTTGGTGGCGGCTGGGAAGGTGCTGCATCTGTCGCACCCCACCCTGAGCGCACAGGTTCACGCCCTCGAGGATCACCTGGGCGAGAAGCTCTTCACGAAGGTGGGGCGCCGGCTGGTGCTCACGGACGTTGGCCGGGTCGTGGCGCGCTATGCGGACGAGATCTTCACCCTGGGAAGAGAGATGGTGGACACCGTCAAGGGTCGCTCCACCGGACAGCCCGTGCGATTGAGCGTTGGCATCGTGGATGTGGTGCCCAAGCTCGTGGTCAAGCGGCTGCTCGAGCCGGCGTTGGCGCTCGAAGAGCCGGTGAAGATCTTCTGCCACGAGGGCTCCTACGACAAGCTCCTCGCCGACCTCGCGCTTCACTCCATCGATCTCTTGATCGCCGATGCGCCGCTTCCGTCGGGCAGCAGCGTACGCGCCTTCAACCACGTGCTGGGGGAGAGCGGCGTGACGTTCTTCGGCACGCGCTCCTTGGTGAAGGCCTTGCAGGCGGGATTTCCCCAGTCCCTCGAGGGGGCGCCGATGCTCTTGCCCCTGGAGAACACGACGCTGCGCCGCGCGCTGAATCAGTGGTTCGACCGGCTTGGCATCCGCCCTCGCGTCGTGGCCGAGTTCGAGGACAGCGCGTTGCTCAAGGAGTTCGGCGCGGATGGGGTGGGGATCTTCGCGGGATCCAGCGTGGTGGCCAAGGAGCTGGAGCGCCAATATCGCGTGTCGGCGCTCGGCAGCGCGCCGGAGATCCGCGAGCGGTTCTACGCCGTGTCCGTCGAGCGGCGACTCAAGAACCCCGCTGTCGTGGCCATCTCCGACGCGGCCCGGGAAGACTTGTTCGCGTTGGAGTGA
- a CDS encoding aldo/keto reductase, whose protein sequence is MKQIDLGSQGLRVPAIGLGCMGMSDFYGGSEEAQSLRVLDRAVEMGCTFWDTSDMYGPFTNELLLSKALHGRRDKITLATKFGVARGEDGSWHGIKGGADYVRSACDASLKRLGTDTIDLYYQHRVDPSTPIEETMGALAELVKAGKVRYIGLSEADSDTIERAHAVHPVSALQTEYSLWTRDVEADILPTVRRLGIGFVAYSPLGRGFLSGAIRSRSDLQPGDWRLENPRFSEEAIAKNSRLADRVAEVAKESGVTPAQVALAWLLARDVAMIPGTRRIERLEENWAAQDVTLRPDQLERLDDLIEEGVVGDRY, encoded by the coding sequence ATGAAGCAAATCGATCTCGGCTCACAAGGACTCCGGGTACCTGCCATCGGCTTGGGCTGCATGGGCATGTCGGACTTCTACGGCGGCTCGGAGGAAGCTCAGAGCTTGCGCGTGCTCGATCGAGCCGTGGAGATGGGCTGCACGTTCTGGGACACGTCGGACATGTACGGCCCGTTCACGAACGAGCTCCTGCTGTCGAAGGCGCTCCATGGGCGGCGCGACAAGATCACGCTGGCGACCAAGTTCGGCGTCGCCCGCGGCGAGGACGGGAGCTGGCACGGCATCAAGGGCGGCGCGGACTACGTGCGGAGCGCCTGCGATGCATCGCTGAAGCGCCTCGGAACGGACACCATCGATCTCTACTATCAACATCGCGTGGATCCGAGCACGCCCATCGAGGAGACGATGGGCGCCTTGGCCGAGCTCGTCAAGGCGGGCAAGGTCCGCTACATCGGCTTGAGCGAGGCGGACTCCGACACCATCGAGCGCGCCCACGCGGTGCATCCCGTGAGCGCCCTGCAAACGGAGTATTCCCTGTGGACGCGGGACGTGGAGGCCGACATCTTGCCGACCGTTCGACGCCTGGGCATCGGCTTCGTGGCCTACAGTCCCCTCGGCCGCGGCTTCTTGTCCGGCGCCATCCGCTCCCGCAGCGATCTCCAGCCCGGAGACTGGCGCCTGGAGAACCCGCGTTTTTCCGAGGAGGCCATCGCCAAGAACAGTCGCCTCGCCGATCGAGTCGCCGAGGTCGCGAAGGAGAGCGGAGTCACCCCGGCACAGGTGGCCCTCGCTTGGCTCTTGGCGCGGGACGTCGCCATGATCCCGGGCACGCGGAGAATCGAACGCCTGGAGGAGAACTGGGCGGCACAAGACGTGACGCTCCGCCCGGACCAACTGGAGCGCCTCGACGATCTGATCGAGGAAGGCGTCGTCGGCGACCGGTACTAA
- a CDS encoding sigma-54-dependent Fis family transcriptional regulator, whose translation MTEEHSILVVDDSPGTLAVLERNLRAAGYTIHSATNVDEALEILDAINVDLVITDVKMPRRSGLDLVREVRDNLHGTEIMVITGFPDVDGAVTSLKHGATDYLTKPFTDQELEAAVERALSKLALRRGTAETRTAPLHGLLGESAGMRRVHAQIRRAAQTNATVLVSGESGTGKELVARAIHYESSRAAAPFVPVNCGAIPQDLFESELFGHVKGSFTGANETRAGFFLTADGGTIFLDEIAETNPATQVKLLRVLQDKQVAMVGSSKPRTVDVRIVAATNKNLQQLAASGSFREDLYFRINVIPIELPPLRERGPDVLALTRHFAAKYADEVGRGPLAFSDRVLELFQTYAWPGNVRELENVVQRLVVMADGPEVDAADLPVLMRSSFGSAEAELNRSLVQVEASHIRKVLASVSGNKSKAAQILGIDRKTLRAKLRQHALPDD comes from the coding sequence ATGACTGAAGAGCATTCCATTCTCGTCGTGGACGACTCCCCGGGCACCTTGGCCGTGCTGGAGCGAAATCTTCGCGCGGCCGGCTACACGATCCACAGCGCGACAAACGTGGACGAGGCTCTGGAGATTCTCGACGCAATCAACGTCGATCTCGTGATCACCGACGTGAAAATGCCCCGTCGGAGTGGCCTCGACCTCGTGCGTGAAGTTCGGGACAACCTTCACGGCACCGAGATCATGGTCATTACCGGGTTCCCCGACGTGGACGGTGCCGTGACCTCGCTGAAGCACGGCGCTACGGACTACCTGACAAAACCCTTCACGGACCAGGAGCTCGAAGCCGCGGTCGAGCGTGCGCTGTCGAAGCTCGCCCTGCGACGAGGCACGGCGGAGACACGTACGGCGCCTCTCCATGGCCTGTTGGGAGAGTCTGCCGGAATGCGGCGTGTGCACGCGCAGATCCGGCGAGCAGCCCAGACGAACGCGACGGTACTGGTCTCAGGCGAGAGCGGTACGGGAAAGGAGCTCGTGGCGCGGGCCATTCACTACGAGAGCAGCCGTGCCGCCGCGCCATTCGTTCCCGTCAACTGTGGTGCGATTCCGCAAGATCTGTTCGAGAGCGAGCTGTTCGGCCACGTGAAGGGATCGTTTACCGGAGCCAACGAAACCCGGGCTGGGTTCTTCTTGACGGCAGACGGCGGAACGATCTTCCTCGACGAGATCGCGGAGACAAACCCGGCGACTCAAGTCAAGCTGTTGCGGGTGCTGCAAGACAAGCAAGTGGCCATGGTTGGCTCGTCGAAGCCCCGCACCGTGGACGTGCGTATCGTTGCCGCCACCAACAAGAACTTGCAGCAGCTGGCGGCGTCCGGCTCATTTCGAGAGGACCTGTATTTCCGGATCAACGTGATTCCAATCGAGTTGCCGCCACTTCGAGAGCGTGGCCCCGACGTGCTCGCGCTGACGCGCCACTTTGCCGCCAAGTACGCGGACGAAGTCGGCCGTGGTCCGCTGGCGTTTTCGGACCGCGTGCTGGAGCTATTTCAGACATACGCTTGGCCCGGAAACGTGCGTGAATTGGAGAACGTGGTCCAGCGCCTGGTCGTGATGGCGGACGGGCCCGAAGTGGACGCAGCGGATCTACCGGTCCTGATGCGTTCCTCTTTTGGCAGTGCGGAGGCGGAGCTGAACCGGTCCCTGGTGCAGGTGGAGGCGAGCCACATCCGGAAGGTATTGGCCAGTGTTAGCGGCAACAAGTCCAAGGCCGCTCAGATCCTCGGCATCGATCGAAAGACCCTTCGCGCGAAACTGCGCCAGCATGCACTGCCCGACGATTGA